The region TCCACCAGCAGCTTGCCGTGGGGCCCCGTGGTGTCGAAGTCGAAGTGGATGGTGGTGTTGAGATGCTGTCCCGCTTCGAGGGGGGCACGCCCCACCTGGGCACCGACGGGAGGCACCGCCTTGCCGATCTCCGGCACCAGATAGAACTCGCTACCGTCGTAGATCTGCGTCGAGTCGCTGATGTTTTGGAAGGCGACGCCGATGGTCACCCGCTGACTGCCCCACTCGGGCATGCCCGGAGCCATGGTCGAGGGGCGCTGGAAGTTCTCGCCGTGATCCATCTGGTCGAGGACCCAGCGGGCTTCGTCGAGCCGGAGGTGAAGGCCCTCGAGGGTGGCCTCCCGCACCGGGATGCGCTGGCCTTGGCGAATCACCAACGCCCAGCCGGCAACCACCAGGACCAGCGCCAGCAGGAAGACCAGCACACCGGGCTGGGTCCACCAGGACAACGCCCCCCGGCGCTGGCGGCGGACCCGGGCGCCTCCAGCGTTCTCCGAGCCCGGCGACGACTCGCCGGCCGGGGCGGTGGAACTCTCAGAAACCATCAGCGCTCGTCCCTCAGCCGTGCTCGTGACCGGCGCCGCCCTCGCCGGCAGCGTCGACCTCGATCTCAACCTCGACGGGCGGCGTGTGCTCGAAGATTACCGTCAGGGGAAGACGGCCCGTGGCCATGGCGGCGGTGTCGAGGCCCATCAGCATGACGTGCTTGCCGCCCGGCTCGAGGCTCAAGCTCCCGCCGGCGGGGATCTCGAATCCGTCAGGACGAGCTCGCATCCGCACCACTCCATCCTCCACCAAGCTCTCGTGGGTCTCGGCGCTCTCGGCCGCAGGAGTCTCGACCCGCACCAGCCGGTCGGAAGCCGAGCCCTGGTTGACGACACGGAAATAGACGGCCCCCATTTCGCCCATGAGCTGTGCATGTACCCCCTCGACGGAAAGTCTCGGGCCAGCGGCCTCCACGGCCGTCTCCGGAGCTTCCTGCGGCGGCCCCTCCGGAGCACAGCCGCTCAGGCCGAGGAAGATCCAGACGGTCGAGATGACGATTAGCAGTCTGTGGGTCACGGGAATCTCTCCTGATTTCCGCACCGCGCCGAACAGCTCACTCGTCCAGCAGGGTCTTGATGTCCGGCAGCAGCTCTTCGACCTTGGCGTTGGGCGGATGCTGCAACCGGATCCGGCCCTGCCTGTCGAGCAAGAAGTACGTGCCGGTGTGATCGACGTAGTAGAACGAATCGCTCCCGGGTCCGTCCTTGGGCTGACCGTATTGAACCGTGAGGTCGAAGTCGTCAATGACTTGATCAAGCTCGTCGAACTCGAGCCGGACGCCGTAGAAGCGAGGATCGAAGCCTCGAACATAGGAGGCGATCTTCTGCAAGGTGTCGCGGTGGGGATCGACCGAGACATAGACCACCGCCAGCTCCTCGGCACGGTCACCGAGCTGGGCGTAGATCTGCTTCATCTTGAGCAGCGTGAAGGGGCAAACGTCGGGACAGAAGGTGTAGCCAAAGAAGAGGACCACGACGCGGCCCTCGAGATCCGCCAGGCGAAACTGCTCACTGGTCCAGTTGATGCCTTCGAGGGGCGGCGCTTGCTTGGGTTGGTCGACGACGCCGCCCTCGAAGCGCGGCTCGTTGCCACAGCCCACGGCCACCAGGAGGGTCAACGCCAGCAGACAGGCCAGCCAGCCCCCGGGGTTGAACCATCGGCCTCCTCGGATTTCGGCGGTACTCCAAGATCGGCCCCTCGATGCTGGGGCTCGGCGGCAGGACATGGCAGTAGCTTGGCGCTCGAGCATGGTGCTCCTCGATCGTTCGTCAGGAAACCTGAGCTGGATGATCCAAATCTCGTTGAGTTTATCATCGCCGACGCCCGTACGCAGTCGTCCAGAAGCCCTCCGGCAGCCAGTCAGCCCATGGGATGAGTCCACTGCCCACAGGCTCAATCAGCTATTCGCCTTTCACTTACTTGCCTTAGTTGACCGACTCTGCAACACTGCATGCGCCAATTGTCGACAGACAGAGTCCCGTAGTTGCTGGCGGCTCAGCTGCGCGGGCGAGCATTCGATCAAGGAGTCGCCCCTATCGAGGAGGGTATGAGCATGAAGTCAAAATCCACCCTTTGGACTCTCCTGGTTCTTGGTTGCCTCGGGATCCTCGCGACCCCGGCCCTGGCAGCGGACC is a window of Acidobacteriota bacterium DNA encoding:
- a CDS encoding copper chaperone PCu(A)C translates to MTHRLLIVISTVWIFLGLSGCAPEGPPQEAPETAVEAAGPRLSVEGVHAQLMGEMGAVYFRVVNQGSASDRLVRVETPAAESAETHESLVEDGVVRMRARPDGFEIPAGGSLSLEPGGKHVMLMGLDTAAMATGRLPLTVIFEHTPPVEVEIEVDAAGEGGAGHEHG
- a CDS encoding SCO family protein codes for the protein MLERQATAMSCRRAPASRGRSWSTAEIRGGRWFNPGGWLACLLALTLLVAVGCGNEPRFEGGVVDQPKQAPPLEGINWTSEQFRLADLEGRVVVLFFGYTFCPDVCPFTLLKMKQIYAQLGDRAEELAVVYVSVDPHRDTLQKIASYVRGFDPRFYGVRLEFDELDQVIDDFDLTVQYGQPKDGPGSDSFYYVDHTGTYFLLDRQGRIRLQHPPNAKVEELLPDIKTLLDE